A stretch of DNA from Synechococcus sp. JA-3-3Ab:
ACTCAGAAAGGCTGGAACTATCTGACTGCGGAGCCTCCCCAAATACATAGGGGTGACGGCGGATCAGCTTATCGGCAATCCGCGCGGCTACAGTTTCCAGGTCGAAGTGGTTTCGCTCGGCAAAGATCTGGGATTGCAACACCACCTGCAGCAACAGATCCCCCAGCTCTTCGGCAATCGCTGCCGGATCCCCGGCCCGAATGGCCGCCACCGTCTCGTAGGCTTCTTCGAGGATATAGGGAGTGAGCGACTCAGGCGTTTGGGCGCGATCCCAAGGACAGCCGTCGGGGGCGCGCAACTGAGCCACAATTGCCGCCAAGCGGCTGAGGTGCTGTGCAGACGCAGAGCGCTCCAGATAAAGATGGGCAAAAGAGCCTGTGGCCTGCGGATCCCAGCTTTGCAGCGTCAGGGGGCCGCCCACTATCTGCAAGTCTTCTGTGAGCAAGGTCAACGCTTGGACAGGGGCGCAGACCTGCTGTAAAAAACGACGCAGCTCCGCCGGATCCTTCTTCCCGCAACTTTTCAGCAGCAGGGATCCCTGCCCAGCCGCAGACCAGCGGGCCAGATGCTGTTGCCAATCGGGCTCAAGGCTATCCAGCGTTTGGAGCATGGTCGTAGGTGCGGCCCAAATCCAGAAGGCGCCTGAGCTGCTCGAGATCGATGAAACTCAGCTCCAAAAGGATCATCAGCAGCGGCCCCTGCTGGCGATGCTGCAGCTTTTTGGCCAAGCTCAGCTGCGAGCGGTCAATGATGCCCGCTTCCAACAGGTATTCTTCAAGGACAGGAGGGGGAATGGGATCTAGCATAGTCGTTTCACAGCGCTGAGAAGGACAAGTGGGAAAACTGAGAGGATGACAGACTAGTGTAATCATTCTTAACACTCTTACAGAGCTTCCGCAAAGATCTGGCCGGCAACTAAGCCAAGAGGCAGTAAGCCAGGTTTGCCGAGCGCAGCTCCGCCAGGCGATCCCTCCCGTTACCGGGACAGATGGGATCTCTGTATCCAAGAGCACAAAAAATGGATTCAGTGAGGTCAATGTATAATAGCAAGCTCGCTGCCGATTGACAGTGCCCTGATGAGCCGATTCTCTTTCCCCGACGAAAAGTACAGCCTTTTAATTTAAAATAGGGTACAGGTATTCAAGAGGAAGGAGAGAAAGGAATGCCGACTCATTCTTTGGATTTGCGGCAAAGAGTTGTAGCAGCCTACCAGGCAGGTAACACCTCCATCCGCCAGGTAGCTAAACGCTTCATGGTGACCAAAAGAACAGTACACCGCTGGGTGCGTCAGTACCAACAAACTCAAGATTTAGCCCCTAAGAAAGCAGGCACCAAGCGAGTGGGCATTTTGGAACAACATCGGCAGGAAGTGATGGCAATTATTACAGAACACCCAGACTTCTACCTGTGGCAGTATCAAGAACTGTTGCGCGAGCGCTTAGGAATCAATGTAAGCATCGTCACGATACATAATTTCTTGAAAAAGCAAGGAATGACTCTAAAAAAAGACCTACTGCAGTGCAAAAGTCAAAGAAGAGGAGGTGCAAAGGGAACGACTAGCTTATAGTC
This window harbors:
- a CDS encoding DUF2949 domain-containing protein; amino-acid sequence: MLDPIPPPVLEEYLLEAGIIDRSQLSLAKKLQHRQQGPLLMILLELSFIDLEQLRRLLDLGRTYDHAPNAG
- the mazG gene encoding nucleoside triphosphate pyrophosphohydrolase, with product MLQTLDSLEPDWQQHLARWSAAGQGSLLLKSCGKKDPAELRRFLQQVCAPVQALTLLTEDLQIVGGPLTLQSWDPQATGSFAHLYLERSASAQHLSRLAAIVAQLRAPDGCPWDRAQTPESLTPYILEEAYETVAAIRAGDPAAIAEELGDLLLQVVLQSQIFAERNHFDLETVAARIADKLIRRHPYVFGEAPQSDSSSLSELHRSWEDIKQKEQPQQTLGQKLLHYAESLPPLMAALKISQKVVGAGFEWPTVEGIWAKVREEEAELRRELERDPPDPARQEAELGDLLFALVNLGRWYGLDAAQALTQTNLRFARRFLRLEELARQPAEAALPSSGQASPLQRLTLAELEALWQQAKQEHP